GCGCTCGCGAACAAGCCGCGTGAGCGGTTCGCAGGCGGCAGCAGATGGTGCACGGAGCGTGTCGGCCACCAGCCGGTTCAGATCCACGACCGACAGCGGCGCGAGCTGAAGCTCGTTCACCGATGTGCCATTCTGGCGGATCCTCTCGACGCTCGTCATCAACGGGTGCGTGGCACTCACTTCGTTATCACGAAAAGCACCCACTAGCAGCAGATAGCGTGTGTCCGGGTGTGTGATCAGGTCCTCGACGAGCGTCAGGCTAGCCGGATCGATCCACTGCAGATCGTCCAGGAAGAGAACCAGAGGATGTGCCTCGCTCGCGAACCCCATGACGAATTGCCGGAACACCACGCGGAACCGGTTTTGTGCCTTGGTCGGCGGCAACGCCGACACCGGCAATTGCGCGCCGATAATCAACTCGACCTGGGGCAGCACATCGACAATAAGCTGGCCATTGGTGCCGACCGCGGCCTGGATCCGTTGCCGCCAGCCGGCGACGCGCGCTTCGCTTTCCGCCAGTAGTTGTTGCACCAGTTCGCGAAACGCCTTGATGATGGCAGCATAAGGAAAATAGCGCTGGCCCTGATCGAACTTGCCCGAAATGAAGTAACCACGGTTCGCCACAATCGGCCTGCGCAACGCCTCGACCAGCGTCGACTTGCCGATGCCGGAGTACCCGGAGACGATCGCCAGCATGGCCTCGCCGGTGGCCGCCGTCCGCTCGAAGGCGCCTAGCAGCCTCGCTGCTTCGTGGCGCCGCCCGTAGAGCTTGTGCGGGGCATGGAAACGTACCGGGATATCTTCCCTGCCGAGCGGGAACGGCTCGATCTGACCCGAGGTCCGCCATTGCACCAGACACCGATCGAGATCGGCCTTCAGGCCTTGCGCGCTTTGGTAGCGGTCTTCTGGTAGCTTGGCCAGCATCTTCATCACGATATCCGACACCGGCTGTGGCACCTCGGGCGTGATCCCCGTCGGTGGTATCGGCATACGGGCGATATGGCAATGCGTCCATTCCAGCGGGTCGTTCGCCTGAAATGGCAGCTGGCCGGTCAGCATCCGATAGAGCATTACACCCATCGAATAGCAGTCGGTCCGATAATCAACCGGACGATTCATGCGGCCCGTTTGCTCGGGGGACACGTAAGCCCAATCTCCAGCGGGGGCGGTGACCTCCCTCGTCGGGACGGTGCTGGCTTCCTTTGCCGTCGCCATACTGAAATCCACCAGTAGAACCCGGCCAGTGCCAGGCTCGACGAGGAGATTGGCGGGTCGGATATCGCGGTGGATAACCTGCGCGGCATCGATACCCGCGAACGTATCCGCCAGATGACGGCCGATACGCAGGCAAACAGGCAGGTCCATTCGCGGCGCACGACCCAAAACGGCTTCGAGCGACTCGCCGGCGAAGTCTTCGAGCACCAGCACCGGGCCGATTCGCTCATCGATTAACGTGAGCGGTTTCGCAATCCCCGCGACGTTTAAAGATTGCAGCAGGAGGTGTTCGCGTTTCAGCAGAGCGAATTGGACTGGGTCGGCGTTTTCCGCAGGCAACTTCAACAGTACCGTCGACCCATCCGCGGAGCGTCCACGGAAGAGGTCGGAGCCCGCTGTCGCGCAGACCCGCTCAAGGATCTGACAGTTCGCGATGGCCACACCCTCTCCTTTGTGACGCCAGCGACTTGCCTACACCGGTACGTTGCGTTTTCCCTTAGTGCCCGAAACACAGGCACAGAGAAACCAGTGTGAGCATCGTGAGGGGGCCAATCACCCAGGGAGGTGCATAGCCCAATCGACGCGCGGGTTCGACGTCGACGATGGTAGATTTCTGTGGAAAATTTCTGATCTGCACTAGGGTAACCGGATGACAAAAGCAACAAAAATACTATTTAAAAATTGATGCTATGCTTTTGAGGTATAGGGGAACGAGGTCCCTCATGGAATTTCGCCATTTACGATATTTTCTCGCCGTCGCCGAGCATCGCAGCGTTGCCGAGGCCGCGAGACACTTGCACGTCGTTCAGCCAGCCTTGAGCCGCCAAATCAGGGATCTGGAAGAAGAATTAGGAGCCTTTCTCTTTGTCCGCAGCATTCGAGGTGTTGAACTCACTGCGGCGGGACGACAGCTTGTCGTAGACGCAACACGCCTGCTTGATGACCTACAGATGGCGACTGAGCGGGTCTCGCGAATAGCAAGCGGTCAACTTGGCGCTCTCCGAATCGGGGTATCTGCCAGCTACAGTTGGCACCCTTCAATCTTGCGACTACTACGCGAGTTCAGAACGACTCATCCCAATATAGCCGTTACGCTTGAGCCGGTACTCGCTATGAAACAGATCGAGGAAATTGCTGATGGCAGTCTCGACGGCGGATTTCTCGCGCTTAGGGATCGAAGCGATAAAGCATTTTTTGGGCACACCATATTTGGCGGCAGGCTGATGCTCGCGGTGCCGCGCCAAAGCAATCTTGCCCGTAAGCCGCCAGCTACACTTGCCGAACTCAAAGATGAACCCTGTATCTGGTTCGCTCGCGAAAACGCACCGTCGCACTACGATTTTTGGATTGATCAGTGCCAGCGAGCGGGGTTCGTGCCGCGCCTGGTAGAAGTGGCGGTCGATACTTCCACCATCTTGGGGTTCGTCGCTGCGGGCATGGGATATTCGATTGTGCCGGATGTATCAGAGTACAGCTGCCCGCCTGATGCTCAACTGATCAGTCATCCAGACCTGTCCAGCACCTATGAAGTTGAATTCGTATGGAGCGCGGACGCTAAAAACCCCGCACTCGATCAGTTCATCCAACATTTTAGGCCTTGATATCGCGTCCGGCGATTGCGTGTCCAGCATGCATTCGCGCCAGGTCTACGGATTCCCACTTACCTTATTTCGCTGGCCTGTGAGTCGCGCGGCAGCCGATCAGCAACGGTCGGCGAATCATCTGTGCCAGCAATACGCCCAAAAGAGTGACTCCGCCGCCGAGGAGGTGATATGCATGCAAATGCTCTCTGAACCAGCCAACCGCGATGACGGCTGTCGCGACAGGTAGCAGGTTAATAAACATACTGCAGCGGTTAGCGCCTAGATGTTTGACTCCCTGCATCCACAAATACGGCAGTACGACGGAAGCAGACATGCCTGCATATACGATCAACGGTACGCTCGCCCGATTCGGGAGCGCCGCGTGCAGCGGTAGCCGAAATTCGAAAACCAGCATGAAGCCCAGCGCGGCGATTGCCTGCAAATAGGTCGACTGCCATGACGGTAGGCCGACGTTCCAGCGTCGGAGCAACACGCCGTACAGTGCGTAAGCAAGAGCCGCAATCAGCATCAGCAGATCACCCACGTGGCCGCAGCCTGAGAGAAGCGCCGCCGGGTTTCCTGAACTGACCAGGTAGACAAGACCAACCAAGGATAGAAGGCCGCCGCATAGCATGCCCACCGTCGGGGCTTCGCGCAAAAACAGCACAGAGAGAAGCATAGTCAGAAGTGGCACAAGCGAGGTGATGACCGCCATGCTGGTCGCGGTGGTGGTTTTCGCTGCCTGATATGCCAGGCATTGAAACAGCGCCATGCCGAGAAAACCTAGAATCGCAAGTCTTGGCAATTGCGGCACGATCACGGCGCGGCTGCGCCACACCGGCTTCTGAACAAACGTGCTCATCAATGCAACAGCAAAAGCAAGTCGCCAGAACGTGATAGCCGTCGGATCGATGGCGTTGACCGCCAGCTTCGTAACCATCACGTTACCAGCCCATAGCAGTATCGCGACGAAAGGAAACAGGAAATACGGGGCAGACATGGCGGAACGTCTCCTGAAATAAGGA
Above is a genomic segment from Paraburkholderia phenazinium containing:
- a CDS encoding LysR family transcriptional regulator; amino-acid sequence: MEFRHLRYFLAVAEHRSVAEAARHLHVVQPALSRQIRDLEEELGAFLFVRSIRGVELTAAGRQLVVDATRLLDDLQMATERVSRIASGQLGALRIGVSASYSWHPSILRLLREFRTTHPNIAVTLEPVLAMKQIEEIADGSLDGGFLALRDRSDKAFFGHTIFGGRLMLAVPRQSNLARKPPATLAELKDEPCIWFARENAPSHYDFWIDQCQRAGFVPRLVEVAVDTSTILGFVAAGMGYSIVPDVSEYSCPPDAQLISHPDLSSTYEVEFVWSADAKNPALDQFIQHFRP
- a CDS encoding DMT family transporter encodes the protein MSAPYFLFPFVAILLWAGNVMVTKLAVNAIDPTAITFWRLAFAVALMSTFVQKPVWRSRAVIVPQLPRLAILGFLGMALFQCLAYQAAKTTTATSMAVITSLVPLLTMLLSVLFLREAPTVGMLCGGLLSLVGLVYLVSSGNPAALLSGCGHVGDLLMLIAALAYALYGVLLRRWNVGLPSWQSTYLQAIAALGFMLVFEFRLPLHAALPNRASVPLIVYAGMSASVVLPYLWMQGVKHLGANRCSMFINLLPVATAVIAVGWFREHLHAYHLLGGGVTLLGVLLAQMIRRPLLIGCRATHRPAK